The following are encoded in a window of Psilocybe cubensis strain MGC-MH-2018 chromosome 4, whole genome shotgun sequence genomic DNA:
- a CDS encoding L-tyrosine decarboxylase translates to MPSSHPHITHRYRVPSSDDHERISALFLGPKAENAAFLQQWLTTVVAQQKAARDAYFPDDNAFITTDMQTSPAFTQTTKVITSNLTELLTALGERSIPFFSPRYSGHMSVDQSLPAILGFLSTTFYNPNNVAFEASPFTTLIEEEVGLQLSEMLGYNRLNNTEEPLAWGHIASGGTVANLEAMWAARNLKFYPLSLRDASAEGAEMEFIRDTFSVKTCVGDKKLLKDCSPWELLNLHVSTILDMPDRLHDEYNISPQFLEKVMRKYIIQSTNKDTLMQRWGLTQQPVVLSPSTNHYSWPKAAAVLGIGSDNLRNVPVDIQAHMDINELDRMLKICLDEETPVYQVVAVIGTTEEGGVDRITEILKLRQKYEALGLSFAIHADAAWGGYFATMLPKDTLGRNRTRLPKEDTTSGFVPHVGLREESALQLSHIKYADSITIDPHKAGYVPYPAGALCYRDGRMRYLLTWSAPYLAQGNEGQSIGIYGIEGSKPGAAASAVFMAHETIGLTPSGYGNLLGQAMFTCRRYAAHWSAMSTDTTSFTVTPFNPIPADIDPNADPAKVEEQKQFIRDRILFKSNEEIYNDSEAMELLHQLGSDLNINVFACNFRDRDNNLNTDVEEANWLNNRIFQRFSVTSAEENPLHTPFFLSSTTLKQSEYGVCATEVKRRMGLVGDQDVIVLRNVVMSPFTTTNDFVGTLANTFQKIVEEEVEYARIRNDMKPSIHTFLLHGSGEQYYLVHTPTIHMASGRRQIILSVNVEGQVRQAIHAHERVEAVIVHNTVPLRLDEIVDGGSFDGILTIGKRKTSFKVKISNIKVVKKRSLMTEDLESAYPSLMPFYFYGTQGHAHLDHVITVVPNIHLSAGEIQYKFDDEVSSEDLAKGLIVVAENVHEASMQPFPLMKDFKITNQFFFSSGQILRVKVYRDPYPASTMDPIPLHDIKNQPVVTQGTITLVGNIYVDSDALNVASEPTADEDAAHVPHARNMYGEMTAGTIKGWQNAVRHFHNKLETVAPTK, encoded by the exons ATGCCTTCCAGTCACCCTCACATTACTCATCGCTATCGGGTTCCTTCGAGTGACGACCATGAACGTATATCTGCTCTGTTCTTGGGTCCCAAAGCAGAAAATGCCGCATTTCTCCAGCAATGGTTGACCACGGTTGTCGCACAGCAAAAGGCTGCCCGCGATGCATACTTCCCGGATGACAAT GCTTTTATTACTACAGACATGCAAACTTCCCCCGCCTTTACTCAGACTACTAAAGTAATCACCTCCAATCTCACCGAATTATTGACTGCACTCGGTGAAAGGTCCAttcctttcttctctccTCGGTACAGCGGCCATATGTCTGTAGACCAAAGTCTACCTGCCATTCTCGGATTCTTATCGACCACATTTTACAATCCTAACAATGTTGCCTTCGAGGCTAGTCCATTCACTACCCTCATCGAGGAAGAAGTTGGCTTGCAACTCTCTGAGATGCTGGGTTATAATCGGCTAAATAACACCGAGGAACCTCTCGCCTGGGGACATATTGCATCAGGTGGAACTGTTGCAAACCTGGAAGCGATGTG GGCGG CGCGAAACCTCAAGTTTTACCCTCTCTCACTCCGTGATGCTTCAGCCGAAGGCGCAGAGATGGAATTCATTCGTGACACATTCTCCGTCAAAACCTGTGTTGGTGACAAAAAATTATTGAAGGATTGCAGCCCATGGGAACTCCTCAATTTGCATGTTTCTACTATCTTAGACATGCCCGACCGTCTGCACGACGAGTACAATATTTCACCTCAGTTCCTCGAAAAGGTTATGCGAAAGTATATCATCCAGTCTACCAACAAAGACACGTTGATGCAGCGTTGGGGACTTACCCAACAACCTGTCGTTTTATCCCCGAGCACAAACCATTATTCCTGGCCAAAGGCTGCAG CTGTGCTCGGTATTGGCTCAGACAACCTTCGCAACGTCCCAGTAGACATCCAAGCCCACATGGACATAAACGAACTCGATCGTATGTTAAAAATTTGCTTGGACGAGGAGACGCCAGTATACCAAGTAGTTGCTGTTATCGGTACCACCGAAGAGGGCGGTGTCGATCGCATTACGGAGATCCTGAAGCTGCGCCAAAAGTATGAAGCTTTGGGTCTGTCTTTTGCCATCCATGCAGATGCTGCTTGGGGAGGCTATTTTGCAACCATGCTACCCAAAGATACATTGGGTCGAAACCGGACTAGGCTTCCCAAAGAGGACACTACCTCGGGCTTTGTCCCTCACGTCGGTCTGCGCGAGGAGAGCGCGTTACAACTCAGCCATATAAAGTATGCCGATTCAATTACTATCGACCCGCACAAGGCAGGCTATGTTCCTTATCCTGCTGGGGCACTCTGTTATCGCGACGGAAGGATGAGGTACCTGCTTACATGGTCCGCGCCCTACCTTGCCCAAGGCAATGAGGGCCAAAGTATCGGTATATACGGGATTGAAGGAAG CAAACCTGGTGCAGCAGCATCCGCGGTATTCATGGCGCACGAAACCATTGGCCTGACTCCTTCTGGATACGGGAACCTTCTTGGCCAGGCAATGTTTACTTGTCGCCGA TATGCTGCTCACTGGTCTGCAATGTCTACCGATACTACCAGTTTCACTGTCACCCCGTTCAATCCCATCCCCGCTGACATCGACCCCAACGCTGACCCTGCAAAGGTCGAAGAGCAAAAGCAGTTCATCAGGGATCGTATTTTGTTCAAGTCGAACGAGGAAATATACAACGATTCTGAGGCTATGGAACTCTTGCACCAACTTGGGTCCGATCTCAATATCAACGTTTTCGCATGCAACTTCCGCGACCGCGATAATAATCTCAACACCGACGTCGAGGAAGCCAACTGGCTCAATAACCGTATTTTCCAACGCTTTTCTGTTACAAGTGCCGAGGAGAACCCATTGCATACGCCATTCTTCCTCAGCTCAACCACCTTGAAACAGTCCGAATACGGCGTCTGTGCAACCGAAGTAAAGAGACGCATGGGACTTGTTGGTGACCAGGATGTTATAGTCCTGAGGAACGTCGTTATGTCTCCATTTACTACAACGAACGACTTTGTGGGAACTCTGGCAAACACCTTCCAAAAGAtcgttgaggaggaggtcgAG TATGCACGGATCCGCAACGATATGAAACCTAGCATTCACACCTTCCTTCTTCATGGTTCAGGAGAGCAATACTATCTTGTCCACACCCCAACGATCCATATGGCCAGCGGCCGTCGCCAAATCATCCTTTCAGTAAATGTTGAAGGCCAAGTTCGGCAGGCGATACATGCCCATGAAAGAGTTGAAGCAGTGATTGTACATAACACTGTGCCCCTCCGCCTTGACGAAATCGTTGACGGAGGATCATTTGATGGCATACTCACCATCGGAAAGAG GAAAACTAGTTTCAAAGTGAAGATTTCAAACATTAAAGTAGTCAAGAAGCGCTCTCTGATGACTGAGGACCTGGAATCTGCGTACCCATCGTTGATGCCATTCTATTTCTACGGGACTCAAGGACACGCTCATCTCGACCATGTCATTACTGTCGTTCCTAACATCCATCTGAGTGCTGGCGAAATACAGTACAAATTCGACGACGAGGTGTCAAGCGAGGACCTCGCCAAGGGCCtcattgttgttgctgagAACGTACACGAGGCATCCATGCAGCCCTTCCCGCTCATGAAAGATTTCAAGATCACCAAccaattcttcttcagctCCGGGCAAATACTCCGCGTCAAAGTGTACAGAGATCCATACCCGGCATCGACAATGGATCCCATCCCTCTCCACGACATCAAGAACCAGCCCGTCGTTACACAAGGCACTATCACGCTCGTCGGAAATATTTACGTCGATTCTGATGCACTCAACGTCGCTTCTGAGCCTACTGCCGACGAAGACGCGGCGCATGTTCCTCACGCTCGCAACATGTACGGCGAGATGACCGCTGGAACGATCAAAGGCTGGCAAAACGCTGTTCGTCATTTCCACAACAAATTGGAGACTGTTGCTCCGACGAAGTAG
- a CDS encoding Polyporopepsin, producing MHLTVDLSAAVIFAGAVMASPVLISKSPVTLSLSRRVNTTSIHNLVRHDQSRAKQLRFATARSSSPPDASNFSKQRKDDVNVPADNQAVSYVASLEIGTPSSTSRPNTFSLIVDTGSSNTWFGAGTTKYISGTAEQDYDLVAVQYGSGYFIGDEIHDVVTLAPGFNVSNQSLGKSFLAKGFSDVDGILGLGPTQLTKGTLYPSVNDVIPTIMDNLYNQGLVSNYEVGIFFEATTDTNVSNGQLTFGGTDPSKHMGDITYTPITSISPASAYWGITQSLSYGNLNILSPGTPGIVDTGTTLILIATDAFQKYTSATGATFDGATGLLTITLAQYKNLQNLIFHIEGTDFTLIPDAQIWPRALNQDIGGITGSIYLVIGDLGELSGAGLDFINGLGFLERFYSVFDTGNKRVGLAPTSITTRIINF from the exons ATGCACCTCACAGTGGACCTGTCAGCCGCCGTCATTTTTGCGGGCGCAGTAATGGCGTCTCCAGTACTGATATCTAAGTCTCCAGTGACACTCTCCCTTTCCAGACGCGTCAACACAACAAGTATTCATAATCTCGTTCGACACGATCAGTCCAGAGCCAAGCAGCTCAGATTCGCGACGGCGCGATCATCATCTCCTCCAGATGCCAGCAACTtttcaaagcaaagaaaagacgACGTAAATGTACCCGCAGACAATCAAGCGGTATCTTATGTCGCTTCATTGGAGATCGGAACTCCATCCAGTACTTCTCGGCCCAACACAT TCTCTCTCATTGTCGATACAGGAAG CTCAAACACTTGGTTTGGTGCTGGGACAACCAAATACATTTCAGGAACTGCAGAGCAGGATTATGATTTAGTG GCGGTCCAATATGGCTCTGGATACTTCATCG GAGATGAAATTCATGATGTCGTGACATTAGCACCAGGGTTCAACGTTTCGAACCAATCCCTGGGCAAATCTTTTCTG GCAAAAGGGTTCTCGGATGTCGACGGTATTTTAGG TTTGGGCCCGACGCAGCTTACAAAAG GGACACTTTACCCTTCTGTCAATGATGTAATTCCTACTATTATGGACAATCTGTATAATCAGGGACTTGTTTCTAACTATGAGGTGGGGATCTTTTTTGAGGCTACGACCGACACAAACGTCTCAAACGGCCAGCTTACTTTCG GAGGCACCGATCCATCTAAACACATGGGCGATATCACCTATAC GCCAATTACATCAATATCCCCCGCAAGCGCTTACTGGGGCATTACTCAGTCGCTGAGCTACGGAAACCTCAATATCCTTTCTCCAGGTACGCCTGGTATCGTGGACACAG GAACAACTCTTATTCTTATTGCAACGGACGCATTCCAGAAGTATACATCGGCAACCGGAGCCACCTTTGACGGCGCGACAGGCTTACTGACTATCACACTTGCTCAATACAAGAACCTTCAGAATCTGATTTTTCACATCGAAGGA ACAGACTTTACGCTGATTCCCGACGCACAAATATGGCCTCGCGCTCTAAATCAAGACATTGGTGGTATTACAGGTAGCATATATCTGGTCATTGGAGACCTTGGCGAATTATCAGGCGCAGGACTTGACTTCATAAATGGCCTCGGTTTCCTCGAACGGTTTTATTCCGTATTTGACACGGGCAACAAACGGGTGGGACTTGCTCCAACGAGTATCACGACACGTATAATAAATTTCTAA